Proteins from a genomic interval of Callospermophilus lateralis isolate mCalLat2 chromosome 1, mCalLat2.hap1, whole genome shotgun sequence:
- the Ccdc136 gene encoding coiled-coil domain-containing protein 136 isoform X4: MEAGAGAGAGAAGWSCPGPGPTVTTLGSYEVSEGCERKKGQRWGSLERRGMQAMEGEVLLPALYEEEEEEEEEEEVEEEEQVQKSGSVGSLSLGKHRGLSLTETELEELRAQVLQLVAELEETRELAGQHEDDSLELQGLLEDERLASAQQAEVFTKQIQQLQGELRHLREEISLLEREKESELKEIEQELQLAQTEIQNLRQAAADSASEHESDMASLQEDLCRMQNELEDMDRIRGDYEMEIASLRAEMETKTSESTSSPTEFCELQEELQQLRDRYQFLNEEYQTLKESNSSLTGQLAQLESERTRKATEKWLECQTAKSMISSESQTSEVDFLEPDPEMHLLRQQLLDAEQQMHNMQSKCKELCCELQELQHHRRVSEEEQKRLQKELKCAQNEVLRFQSSHTVMQELLCRLQKMQVQHQNISSEKEKLLEVQHQLQEKLRSHEAELQHLRNMVASLQESDEKNKKIQVQFREVKQLYESSTNELEQQKHMSNQLEQDLLLCQLELKELKNTQNIPEDKGKCFNKCGALVSKLTELQDKFKVSQKEMGQLQMEQCELLEDQRRLQEEQGQLQEELHRLIYPTPKCGLFNKSQELLAKLQDLCELQLLYQGMQEEQKKLIQNQECVLKEQLEAHEELRGLKESHFQEVLENPEDAKKHKFSNSGQNKSKLLLEDLQALKALYISSQKEQELLQQEHGRLLEERKRLQAEMQLCLEEMQLLQVQSPSIKMKNSDSVIPSSENFHRSYASTIDGKESFLKNYGTSQASSESFLKSYASTMGASETFAKSYLSSGSSIISKKSYGTTSSSNSYHKSYISSIADEEPVVPEDVEQFEETVAKVLTKLQAVQALYQVSQEEHSRLQEQMSMLLDQQKSLREELETCEKEFKECIESLEKSAAPQNDRSEIKELQTKLRELQLQYQASMDEQGRLLAVQEQLEGQLQCCQEELHQLKERKSSYVGKEARGKNGNKNMNKNANGVKKKKVTKPSYDNSEGNFENTKSLEVVLYYTASQSQLDELAKEEEKKEEVGEPKQEETKEETMELHSDELATEPTDAKEAKTTEDHEEENEEYSEQNKEEDNEEDDDSDSSPETSEENNPLKLSESKKPSPAPDPPIFSLPLVGLVVISALLWCWWAETSS; encoded by the exons ATGGAGGCGGGCGCCGGGGCCGGCGCGGGAGCCGCGGGCTGGAGCTGCCCGGGCCCAG GACCCACAGTAACCACTTTAGGCTCCTATGAGGTATCTGAGGGTTGTGAGAGGAAGAAAGGCCAACGCTGGGGGTCCCTGGAACGTCGTGGGATGCAAGCCATGGAAG GGGAGGTGTTACTCCCAGCTCTctatgaggaggaagaggaagaagaagaggaggaagaggtagaagaagaagaacaagtaCAGAAAAGTGGCAGTGTGGGCTCCCTGTCACTGGGCAAGCACCGGGGCCTTAGCCTCACAGAGACAGAGCTGGAGGAGCTGAGGGCACAGGTGCTCCAGCTGGTCGCAGAGCTGGAGGAGACCCGTGAGCTGGCAGGGCAGCATGAGGATGACTCCCTGGAGCTGCAAG GGCTCCTGGAGGATGAACGGCTGGCCAGTGCCCAGCAGGCAGAAGTGTTCACCAAGCAGATCCAGCAGCTCCAAG GTGAGCTACGGCATCTACGGGAGGAGATTTCCTTGTTAGAGCGTGAGAAAGAAAGTGAACTTAAAGAAATAGAACAGGAGTTGCAGTTGGCCCAGACCGAGATCCAGAATCTGCGGCAAGCTGCAGCAGATTCTGCGAGTGAACATGAGAGTGACATGGCATCCCTGCAGGAGGATCTCTGCCGAATGCAGAATGAACTTGAGGACATGGATCGCATTCGGGGGGACTACGAGATGGAGATTGCCTCACTCCGTGCAGAAATGGAAACAAAGACCTCTGAATCAACCAGTAGTCCTACGGAATTTTGTGAGTTGCAAG AAGAATTACAGCAACTGCGGGACCGCTACCAATTCCTTAATGAGGAGTATCAGACCCTGAAGGAGAGCAACAGCAGCCTCACAGGGCAGCTAGCCCAGCTGGAGAGTGAGAG GACACGAAAGGCAACAGAGAAGTGGCTGGAGTGTCAAACAGCAAAGAGTATGATATCGTCAGAGTCTCAGACCTCAGAAGTGGATTTCCTAGAGCCTGATCCTGAAATGCATTTGTTGCGCCAGCAGCTGCTAGATGCTGAGCAGCAGATGCATAACATGCAGAGTAAG TGTAAGGAATTGTGTTGTGAGTTGCAAGAGCTACAGCATCATCGCCGTGTCAGCGAGGAGGAGCAGAAGCGGCTGCAGAAGGAGCTCAAATGTGCCCAGAATGAGGTGCTTAGGTTTCAGTCATCTCACACGGTCATGCAG GAGTTACTATGCCGGCTCCAGAAGATGCAAGTTCAGCACCAGAACATCTCAAGTGAGAAGGAAAAGCTACTGGAAGTGCAGCATCAGCTGCAGGAGAAGCTGCGGAGCCATGAGGCAGAGTTGCAGCACCTTCGGAATATGGTGGCCTCCTTGCAAGAAAGTGATGAAAAG AACAAAAAGATTCAAGTCCAGTTTCGTGAGGTGAAGCAGCTGTACGAGTCTAGCACGAATGAGCTGGAGCAGCAGAAGCACATGTCCAACCAGCTAGAGCAGGACCTCCTGCTCTGCCAACTGGAACTAAAAGAGCTCAAGAACACCCAGAACATTCCTGAGGACAAGGGAAAGTGTTTCAATAAG TGTGGTGCACTGGTGTCCAAGCTGACAGAATTGCaggacaagttcaaggtcagccagaAGGAGATGGGGCAGCTGCAGATGGAGCAGTGCGAACTCCTGGAGGATCAGAGGAGGCTGCAGGAGGAACAGGGCCAGCTGCAGGAAGAGTTGCACAGGCTCATATACCCCACACCCAAGTGTGGCCTCTTCAATAAG AGTCAGGAGCTGCTTGCAAAGTTACAAGACCTATGTGAGCTGCAGCTGCTCTACCAAGGCATGCaggaggaacagaaaaaactGATACAGAACCAAGAGTGTGTATTAAAAGAACAGTTAGAGGCACATGAAGAGCTACGAGGTCTCAAAGAGTCTCATTTCCAGGAAGTGTTGGAGAATCCTGAGGATGCCAAAAAGCATAAGTTCTCAAATTCTGGTCAGAACAAG TCCAAGTTGCTCCTGGAGGATCTACAGGCTCTGAAGGCGCTGTATATCTCCAGTCAGAAGGAACAGGAGCTATTGCAGCAGGAGCATGGGAGGCTCCTAGAGGAGCGGAAGAGGCTGCAGGCAGAGATGCAGCTCTGCCTGGAAGAAATGCAGCTGCTCCAAGTGCAGTCCCCCTCAATAAAAATGAAGAACTCTGACAGTGTGATTCCCAGCAGTGAGAACTTTCACAGGAGTTATGCAAGCACCATTGATGGCAAGGAAAGCTTTCTTAAGAATTATGGTACCAGCCAAGCCAGCAGTGAGTCCTTCCTCAAGAGCTATGCCAGCACTATGGGTGCCAGCGAGACTTTTGCAAAGAGTTACCTCTCCAGTGGCAGCAGCATCATCTCTAAGAAGAGTTATggcaccaccagtagttctaacagtTATCATAAGAGTTATATCAGCAGCATCGCTGATGAGGAACCAGTTGTGCCTGAAGACGTGGAG CAATTTGAGGAAACGGTGGCCAAGGTGCTGACCAAGCTACAGGCAGTGCAGGCCCTGTACCAGGTGAGCCAAGAGGAACACTCCCGACTACAAGAGCAGATGAGCATGCTGCTGGACCAACAGAAATCGCTgagggaagagctggagacctgcgAAAAGGAATTCAAGGAGTGCATAGAAAGCCTGGAGAAATCTGCAGCTCCCCAGAACGACAGGAGTGAG ATCAAAGAACTGCAGACCAAGCTACGGGAGCTGCAGCTGCAGTACCAGGCTAGCATGGATGAACAGGGGCGGCTCCTGGCAGTGCAGGAGCAGCTGGAGGGGCAACTGCAGTGCTGCCAGGAAGAACTCCACCAGCTCAAAGAGAGAAAGTCGTCCTATGTTGGCAAAGAGGCCAGGGGAAAGAATGGTAATAAGAACATGAACAAGAATGCCAACGgggttaaaaagaaaaaggtgaccaaGCCATCCTATGACAATTCTGAGGGCAACTTTGAGAACACAAAG TCTCTGGAGGTGGTACTGTACTACACGGCTAGCCAGAGCCAATTAGATGAGCTAGCaaaagaggaggaaaagaaagaggagGTGGGAGAGCCAAAACAGGAAGAAAcaaaagaggaaaccatggagctTCACTCAGATGAGCTAGCTACTGAGCCAACAGATGCTAAGGAGGCTAAGACAACAGAAGATCACGAGGAAGAAAATGAAGAGTACAGTGAACAGAATAAGGAAGAAGATAATGAAGAAGACGACGACAGTGACTCTTCCCCTGAGACTTCTGAGGAAAACAACCCTCTTAAACTTTCTGAAAGTAAAAAG CCATCCCCTGCCCCCGATCCCCCCATCTTCTCCTTGCCTCTTGTAGGCCTGGTGGTCATATCGGCTCTGCTCTGGTGCTGGTGGGCTGAGACATCATCCTAA
- the Ccdc136 gene encoding coiled-coil domain-containing protein 136 isoform X1: MEAGAGAGAGAAGWSCPGPGPTVTTLGSYEVSEGCERKKGQRWGSLERRGMQAMEGEVLLPALYEEEEEEEEEEEVEEEEQVQKSGSVGSLSLGKHRGLSLTETELEELRAQVLQLVAELEETRELAGQHEDDSLELQGLLEDERLASAQQAEVFTKQIQQLQGELRHLREEISLLEREKESELKEIEQELQLAQTEIQNLRQAAADSASEHESDMASLQEDLCRMQNELEDMDRIRGDYEMEIASLRAEMETKTSESTSSPTEFCELQEELQQLRDRYQFLNEEYQTLKESNSSLTGQLAQLESERTRKATEKWLECQTAKSMISSESQTSEVDFLEPDPEMHLLRQQLLDAEQQMHNMQSKCKELCCELQELQHHRRVSEEEQKRLQKELKCAQNEVLRFQSSHTVMQELLCRLQKMQVQHQNISSEKEKLLEVQHQLQEKLRSHEAELQHLRNMVASLQESDEKNKKIQVQFREVKQLYESSTNELEQQKHMSNQLEQDLLLCQLELKELKNTQNIPEDKGKCFNKCGALVSKLTELQDKFKVSQKEMGQLQMEQCELLEDQRRLQEEQGQLQEELHRLIYPTPKCGLFNKSQELLAKLQDLCELQLLYQGMQEEQKKLIQNQECVLKEQLEAHEELRGLKESHFQEVLENPEDAKKHKFSNSGQNKSKLLLEDLQALKALYISSQKEQELLQQEHGRLLEERKRLQAEMQLCLEEMQLLQVQSPSIKMKNSDSVIPSSENFHRSYASTIDGKESFLKNYGTSQASSESFLKSYASTMGASETFAKSYLSSGSSIISKKSYGTTSSSNSYHKSYISSIADEEPVVPEDVEQFEETVAKVLTKLQAVQALYQVSQEEHSRLQEQMSMLLDQQKSLREELETCEKEFKECIESLEKSAAPQNDRSEIKELQTKLRELQLQYQASMDEQGRLLAVQEQLEGQLQCCQEELHQLKERKSSYVGKEARGKNGNKNMNKNANGVKKKKVTKPSYDNSEGNFENTKSLEVVLYYTASQSQLDELAKEEEKKEEVGEPKQEETKEETMELHSDELATEPTDAKEAKTTEDHEEENEEYSEQNKEEDNEEDDDSDSSPETSEENNPLKLSESKKHLPFLKHPRGESVIWPMSLPPHLRTSILILWGERKTYTQVSPEVTCTVLHPVSSVRKKRPCDLHHLPGRTCLGCGSLWHSWLLQLWLCMCYPACDRRSQSSASWSDGRPGPAERADPQEPPPSPLGRTHYARAPTSLMSHVSPPISLASAH; this comes from the exons ATGGAGGCGGGCGCCGGGGCCGGCGCGGGAGCCGCGGGCTGGAGCTGCCCGGGCCCAG GACCCACAGTAACCACTTTAGGCTCCTATGAGGTATCTGAGGGTTGTGAGAGGAAGAAAGGCCAACGCTGGGGGTCCCTGGAACGTCGTGGGATGCAAGCCATGGAAG GGGAGGTGTTACTCCCAGCTCTctatgaggaggaagaggaagaagaagaggaggaagaggtagaagaagaagaacaagtaCAGAAAAGTGGCAGTGTGGGCTCCCTGTCACTGGGCAAGCACCGGGGCCTTAGCCTCACAGAGACAGAGCTGGAGGAGCTGAGGGCACAGGTGCTCCAGCTGGTCGCAGAGCTGGAGGAGACCCGTGAGCTGGCAGGGCAGCATGAGGATGACTCCCTGGAGCTGCAAG GGCTCCTGGAGGATGAACGGCTGGCCAGTGCCCAGCAGGCAGAAGTGTTCACCAAGCAGATCCAGCAGCTCCAAG GTGAGCTACGGCATCTACGGGAGGAGATTTCCTTGTTAGAGCGTGAGAAAGAAAGTGAACTTAAAGAAATAGAACAGGAGTTGCAGTTGGCCCAGACCGAGATCCAGAATCTGCGGCAAGCTGCAGCAGATTCTGCGAGTGAACATGAGAGTGACATGGCATCCCTGCAGGAGGATCTCTGCCGAATGCAGAATGAACTTGAGGACATGGATCGCATTCGGGGGGACTACGAGATGGAGATTGCCTCACTCCGTGCAGAAATGGAAACAAAGACCTCTGAATCAACCAGTAGTCCTACGGAATTTTGTGAGTTGCAAG AAGAATTACAGCAACTGCGGGACCGCTACCAATTCCTTAATGAGGAGTATCAGACCCTGAAGGAGAGCAACAGCAGCCTCACAGGGCAGCTAGCCCAGCTGGAGAGTGAGAG GACACGAAAGGCAACAGAGAAGTGGCTGGAGTGTCAAACAGCAAAGAGTATGATATCGTCAGAGTCTCAGACCTCAGAAGTGGATTTCCTAGAGCCTGATCCTGAAATGCATTTGTTGCGCCAGCAGCTGCTAGATGCTGAGCAGCAGATGCATAACATGCAGAGTAAG TGTAAGGAATTGTGTTGTGAGTTGCAAGAGCTACAGCATCATCGCCGTGTCAGCGAGGAGGAGCAGAAGCGGCTGCAGAAGGAGCTCAAATGTGCCCAGAATGAGGTGCTTAGGTTTCAGTCATCTCACACGGTCATGCAG GAGTTACTATGCCGGCTCCAGAAGATGCAAGTTCAGCACCAGAACATCTCAAGTGAGAAGGAAAAGCTACTGGAAGTGCAGCATCAGCTGCAGGAGAAGCTGCGGAGCCATGAGGCAGAGTTGCAGCACCTTCGGAATATGGTGGCCTCCTTGCAAGAAAGTGATGAAAAG AACAAAAAGATTCAAGTCCAGTTTCGTGAGGTGAAGCAGCTGTACGAGTCTAGCACGAATGAGCTGGAGCAGCAGAAGCACATGTCCAACCAGCTAGAGCAGGACCTCCTGCTCTGCCAACTGGAACTAAAAGAGCTCAAGAACACCCAGAACATTCCTGAGGACAAGGGAAAGTGTTTCAATAAG TGTGGTGCACTGGTGTCCAAGCTGACAGAATTGCaggacaagttcaaggtcagccagaAGGAGATGGGGCAGCTGCAGATGGAGCAGTGCGAACTCCTGGAGGATCAGAGGAGGCTGCAGGAGGAACAGGGCCAGCTGCAGGAAGAGTTGCACAGGCTCATATACCCCACACCCAAGTGTGGCCTCTTCAATAAG AGTCAGGAGCTGCTTGCAAAGTTACAAGACCTATGTGAGCTGCAGCTGCTCTACCAAGGCATGCaggaggaacagaaaaaactGATACAGAACCAAGAGTGTGTATTAAAAGAACAGTTAGAGGCACATGAAGAGCTACGAGGTCTCAAAGAGTCTCATTTCCAGGAAGTGTTGGAGAATCCTGAGGATGCCAAAAAGCATAAGTTCTCAAATTCTGGTCAGAACAAG TCCAAGTTGCTCCTGGAGGATCTACAGGCTCTGAAGGCGCTGTATATCTCCAGTCAGAAGGAACAGGAGCTATTGCAGCAGGAGCATGGGAGGCTCCTAGAGGAGCGGAAGAGGCTGCAGGCAGAGATGCAGCTCTGCCTGGAAGAAATGCAGCTGCTCCAAGTGCAGTCCCCCTCAATAAAAATGAAGAACTCTGACAGTGTGATTCCCAGCAGTGAGAACTTTCACAGGAGTTATGCAAGCACCATTGATGGCAAGGAAAGCTTTCTTAAGAATTATGGTACCAGCCAAGCCAGCAGTGAGTCCTTCCTCAAGAGCTATGCCAGCACTATGGGTGCCAGCGAGACTTTTGCAAAGAGTTACCTCTCCAGTGGCAGCAGCATCATCTCTAAGAAGAGTTATggcaccaccagtagttctaacagtTATCATAAGAGTTATATCAGCAGCATCGCTGATGAGGAACCAGTTGTGCCTGAAGACGTGGAG CAATTTGAGGAAACGGTGGCCAAGGTGCTGACCAAGCTACAGGCAGTGCAGGCCCTGTACCAGGTGAGCCAAGAGGAACACTCCCGACTACAAGAGCAGATGAGCATGCTGCTGGACCAACAGAAATCGCTgagggaagagctggagacctgcgAAAAGGAATTCAAGGAGTGCATAGAAAGCCTGGAGAAATCTGCAGCTCCCCAGAACGACAGGAGTGAG ATCAAAGAACTGCAGACCAAGCTACGGGAGCTGCAGCTGCAGTACCAGGCTAGCATGGATGAACAGGGGCGGCTCCTGGCAGTGCAGGAGCAGCTGGAGGGGCAACTGCAGTGCTGCCAGGAAGAACTCCACCAGCTCAAAGAGAGAAAGTCGTCCTATGTTGGCAAAGAGGCCAGGGGAAAGAATGGTAATAAGAACATGAACAAGAATGCCAACGgggttaaaaagaaaaaggtgaccaaGCCATCCTATGACAATTCTGAGGGCAACTTTGAGAACACAAAG TCTCTGGAGGTGGTACTGTACTACACGGCTAGCCAGAGCCAATTAGATGAGCTAGCaaaagaggaggaaaagaaagaggagGTGGGAGAGCCAAAACAGGAAGAAAcaaaagaggaaaccatggagctTCACTCAGATGAGCTAGCTACTGAGCCAACAGATGCTAAGGAGGCTAAGACAACAGAAGATCACGAGGAAGAAAATGAAGAGTACAGTGAACAGAATAAGGAAGAAGATAATGAAGAAGACGACGACAGTGACTCTTCCCCTGAGACTTCTGAGGAAAACAACCCTCTTAAACTTTCTGAAAGTAAAAAG CATCTACCTTTTCTCAAGCATCCTCGTGGAGAATCTGTAATCTGGCCCATGAGCTTGCCTCCACATTTAAGGACCAGTATTCTCATTCTTTGGGGAGAAAGGAAGACTTATACACAAGTGTCACCTGAGGTGACATGTACAGTGTTGCACCCTGTATCTAGTGTCAGGAAGAAGAGACCATGTGATCTCCACCACTTACCTGGGAG AACATGTTTGGGATGTGGAAGCCTATGGCATTCTTGGCTATTGCAGCTGTGGCTCTGTATGTGTTACCCAGCATGCGACCGCAGGAGTCAGAGTTCTGCCTCATGGAGTGATGGCAGACCTGGGCCAGCCGAAAGGGCAGATCCCCAGGAGCCACCACCTTCACCTTTGGGCAGGACACACTATGCCAGAGCTCCCACCTCACTCATGTCCCATGTGTCCCCACCTATCTCCTTAGCCTCAGCCCATTGA
- the Ccdc136 gene encoding coiled-coil domain-containing protein 136 isoform X5 gives MEAGAGAGAGAAGWSCPGPGPTVTTLGSYEVSEGCERKKGQRWGSLERRGMQAMEGEVLLPALYEEEEEEEEEEEVEEEEQVQKSGSVGSLSLGKHRGLSLTETELEELRAQVLQLVAELEETRELAGQHEDDSLELQGLLEDERLASAQQAEVFTKQIQQLQGELRHLREEISLLEREKESELKEIEQELQLAQTEIQNLRQAAADSASEHESDMASLQEDLCRMQNELEDMDRIRGDYEMEIASLRAEMETKTSESTSSPTEFCELQEELQQLRDRYQFLNEEYQTLKESNSSLTGQLAQLESERTRKATEKWLECQTAKSMISSESQTSEVDFLEPDPEMHLLRQQLLDAEQQMHNMQSKCKELCCELQELQHHRRVSEEEQKRLQKELKCAQNEVLRFQSSHTVMQELLCRLQKMQVQHQNISSEKEKLLEVQHQLQEKLRSHEAELQHLRNMVASLQESDEKNKKIQVQFREVKQLYESSTNELEQQKHMSNQLEQDLLLCQLELKELKNTQNIPEDKGKCFNKSKLLLEDLQALKALYISSQKEQELLQQEHGRLLEERKRLQAEMQLCLEEMQLLQVQSPSIKMKNSDSVIPSSENFHRSYASTIDGKESFLKNYGTSQASSESFLKSYASTMGASETFAKSYLSSGSSIISKKSYGTTSSSNSYHKSYISSIADEEPVVPEDVEQFEETVAKVLTKLQAVQALYQVSQEEHSRLQEQMSMLLDQQKSLREELETCEKEFKECIESLEKSAAPQNDRSEIKELQTKLRELQLQYQASMDEQGRLLAVQEQLEGQLQCCQEELHQLKERKSSYVGKEARGKNGNKNMNKNANGVKKKKVTKPSYDNSEGNFENTKSLEVVLYYTASQSQLDELAKEEEKKEEVGEPKQEETKEETMELHSDELATEPTDAKEAKTTEDHEEENEEYSEQNKEEDNEEDDDSDSSPETSEENNPLKLSESKKHLPFLKHPRGESVIWPMSLPPHLRTSILILWGERKTYTQVSPEVTCTVLHPVSSVRKKRPCDLHHLPGRTCLGCGSLWHSWLLQLWLCMCYPACDRRSQSSASWSDGRPGPAERADPQEPPPSPLGRTHYARAPTSLMSHVSPPISLASAH, from the exons ATGGAGGCGGGCGCCGGGGCCGGCGCGGGAGCCGCGGGCTGGAGCTGCCCGGGCCCAG GACCCACAGTAACCACTTTAGGCTCCTATGAGGTATCTGAGGGTTGTGAGAGGAAGAAAGGCCAACGCTGGGGGTCCCTGGAACGTCGTGGGATGCAAGCCATGGAAG GGGAGGTGTTACTCCCAGCTCTctatgaggaggaagaggaagaagaagaggaggaagaggtagaagaagaagaacaagtaCAGAAAAGTGGCAGTGTGGGCTCCCTGTCACTGGGCAAGCACCGGGGCCTTAGCCTCACAGAGACAGAGCTGGAGGAGCTGAGGGCACAGGTGCTCCAGCTGGTCGCAGAGCTGGAGGAGACCCGTGAGCTGGCAGGGCAGCATGAGGATGACTCCCTGGAGCTGCAAG GGCTCCTGGAGGATGAACGGCTGGCCAGTGCCCAGCAGGCAGAAGTGTTCACCAAGCAGATCCAGCAGCTCCAAG GTGAGCTACGGCATCTACGGGAGGAGATTTCCTTGTTAGAGCGTGAGAAAGAAAGTGAACTTAAAGAAATAGAACAGGAGTTGCAGTTGGCCCAGACCGAGATCCAGAATCTGCGGCAAGCTGCAGCAGATTCTGCGAGTGAACATGAGAGTGACATGGCATCCCTGCAGGAGGATCTCTGCCGAATGCAGAATGAACTTGAGGACATGGATCGCATTCGGGGGGACTACGAGATGGAGATTGCCTCACTCCGTGCAGAAATGGAAACAAAGACCTCTGAATCAACCAGTAGTCCTACGGAATTTTGTGAGTTGCAAG AAGAATTACAGCAACTGCGGGACCGCTACCAATTCCTTAATGAGGAGTATCAGACCCTGAAGGAGAGCAACAGCAGCCTCACAGGGCAGCTAGCCCAGCTGGAGAGTGAGAG GACACGAAAGGCAACAGAGAAGTGGCTGGAGTGTCAAACAGCAAAGAGTATGATATCGTCAGAGTCTCAGACCTCAGAAGTGGATTTCCTAGAGCCTGATCCTGAAATGCATTTGTTGCGCCAGCAGCTGCTAGATGCTGAGCAGCAGATGCATAACATGCAGAGTAAG TGTAAGGAATTGTGTTGTGAGTTGCAAGAGCTACAGCATCATCGCCGTGTCAGCGAGGAGGAGCAGAAGCGGCTGCAGAAGGAGCTCAAATGTGCCCAGAATGAGGTGCTTAGGTTTCAGTCATCTCACACGGTCATGCAG GAGTTACTATGCCGGCTCCAGAAGATGCAAGTTCAGCACCAGAACATCTCAAGTGAGAAGGAAAAGCTACTGGAAGTGCAGCATCAGCTGCAGGAGAAGCTGCGGAGCCATGAGGCAGAGTTGCAGCACCTTCGGAATATGGTGGCCTCCTTGCAAGAAAGTGATGAAAAG AACAAAAAGATTCAAGTCCAGTTTCGTGAGGTGAAGCAGCTGTACGAGTCTAGCACGAATGAGCTGGAGCAGCAGAAGCACATGTCCAACCAGCTAGAGCAGGACCTCCTGCTCTGCCAACTGGAACTAAAAGAGCTCAAGAACACCCAGAACATTCCTGAGGACAAGGGAAAGTGTTTCAATAAG TCCAAGTTGCTCCTGGAGGATCTACAGGCTCTGAAGGCGCTGTATATCTCCAGTCAGAAGGAACAGGAGCTATTGCAGCAGGAGCATGGGAGGCTCCTAGAGGAGCGGAAGAGGCTGCAGGCAGAGATGCAGCTCTGCCTGGAAGAAATGCAGCTGCTCCAAGTGCAGTCCCCCTCAATAAAAATGAAGAACTCTGACAGTGTGATTCCCAGCAGTGAGAACTTTCACAGGAGTTATGCAAGCACCATTGATGGCAAGGAAAGCTTTCTTAAGAATTATGGTACCAGCCAAGCCAGCAGTGAGTCCTTCCTCAAGAGCTATGCCAGCACTATGGGTGCCAGCGAGACTTTTGCAAAGAGTTACCTCTCCAGTGGCAGCAGCATCATCTCTAAGAAGAGTTATggcaccaccagtagttctaacagtTATCATAAGAGTTATATCAGCAGCATCGCTGATGAGGAACCAGTTGTGCCTGAAGACGTGGAG CAATTTGAGGAAACGGTGGCCAAGGTGCTGACCAAGCTACAGGCAGTGCAGGCCCTGTACCAGGTGAGCCAAGAGGAACACTCCCGACTACAAGAGCAGATGAGCATGCTGCTGGACCAACAGAAATCGCTgagggaagagctggagacctgcgAAAAGGAATTCAAGGAGTGCATAGAAAGCCTGGAGAAATCTGCAGCTCCCCAGAACGACAGGAGTGAG ATCAAAGAACTGCAGACCAAGCTACGGGAGCTGCAGCTGCAGTACCAGGCTAGCATGGATGAACAGGGGCGGCTCCTGGCAGTGCAGGAGCAGCTGGAGGGGCAACTGCAGTGCTGCCAGGAAGAACTCCACCAGCTCAAAGAGAGAAAGTCGTCCTATGTTGGCAAAGAGGCCAGGGGAAAGAATGGTAATAAGAACATGAACAAGAATGCCAACGgggttaaaaagaaaaaggtgaccaaGCCATCCTATGACAATTCTGAGGGCAACTTTGAGAACACAAAG TCTCTGGAGGTGGTACTGTACTACACGGCTAGCCAGAGCCAATTAGATGAGCTAGCaaaagaggaggaaaagaaagaggagGTGGGAGAGCCAAAACAGGAAGAAAcaaaagaggaaaccatggagctTCACTCAGATGAGCTAGCTACTGAGCCAACAGATGCTAAGGAGGCTAAGACAACAGAAGATCACGAGGAAGAAAATGAAGAGTACAGTGAACAGAATAAGGAAGAAGATAATGAAGAAGACGACGACAGTGACTCTTCCCCTGAGACTTCTGAGGAAAACAACCCTCTTAAACTTTCTGAAAGTAAAAAG CATCTACCTTTTCTCAAGCATCCTCGTGGAGAATCTGTAATCTGGCCCATGAGCTTGCCTCCACATTTAAGGACCAGTATTCTCATTCTTTGGGGAGAAAGGAAGACTTATACACAAGTGTCACCTGAGGTGACATGTACAGTGTTGCACCCTGTATCTAGTGTCAGGAAGAAGAGACCATGTGATCTCCACCACTTACCTGGGAG AACATGTTTGGGATGTGGAAGCCTATGGCATTCTTGGCTATTGCAGCTGTGGCTCTGTATGTGTTACCCAGCATGCGACCGCAGGAGTCAGAGTTCTGCCTCATGGAGTGATGGCAGACCTGGGCCAGCCGAAAGGGCAGATCCCCAGGAGCCACCACCTTCACCTTTGGGCAGGACACACTATGCCAGAGCTCCCACCTCACTCATGTCCCATGTGTCCCCACCTATCTCCTTAGCCTCAGCCCATTGA